In a single window of the Neospora caninum Liverpool complete genome, chromosome VIIa genome:
- a CDS encoding GH10224, related, which yields MPGNSERETMTESSPEGRDACGVELRKVDTAEEGNGELDTRKRRKFQSGFLQTGSAADRTGLEQVLAASQTRSRSEANNGEGKGRDTRKEERGHLAHSGATGPSSVSPPGVSADSPALAPFVPCTSLRSSSNGSSPAACFSDPAFPALPPSTLSSSPASVSSSPASASSSPASASSSPASASSSPASVSSSPSSPPGRLSASESHPLPAVCPSSRSSLSRSPSACAVSGSSPSGARAGAADSLQPAEGDGLAVLEPRGFSDRYRGKWILAPMVRIGILPFRLECLKYGADLVYTEETIDHKLLNSVRKINEDFSTIDFVHKGEKTCVFSTCLEERGKVVMQLGTSDATRALRAAALVAQDVAAIDVNMGCPKSFSINGGMGAALLKTPLIATDILKTLRRNLDIPVTCKIRLLDTIHKTIDFARMCENCGVEAIAIHARETHERPSHRAHWDIFPALKSSLSIPVIANGDFLTHRDVDVFQEKIGADSIMFARGAMWDPSIFSWKKVESGDATADLLSGPPTAPACGAETLSLSSTSDLPLVQMAEPRQPASSPSSELSRVKVMRSYIKRAVVCGAPYQAIKFCLQNMAAQSSSDRQVNQAITSSKSTRELCKALDLDLFYETLAPKLPPHANTLNYHKMRSLPEVASPEELDRPLTFSSFLA from the exons ATGCCGGGAAATTCAGAGCGAGAGACCATGACGGAGTCCTCTCcggaagggcgagacgcctGTGGGGTTGAACTGCGGAAGGTGGACAcggccgaggaaggaaatGGCGAGCTcgacacgaggaagagacgcaaatTCCAGAGTGGATTCCTTCAGACAGGCTCCGCCGCCGACAGAACCGGTCTTGAGCAGGTTTTGGCAGCCAGTCAGACCAGAAGCCGTAGCGAAGCGAAcaacggagaaggaaagggacgCGACacaaggaaagaggagcgtGGACATCTCGCTCATTCAGGGGCAACGGGTCCTTCGTCGGTTTCGCCGCCAGGTGTGTCAGCAGACAGCCCGGCTCTCGCTCCGTTCGTCCCTTGCACTTCTTTGCGCAGTTCATCGAATGGTTCTTCGCCGGCCGCCTGTTTCTCGGATCCTGcgtttcccgctcttcctccttccactctgtcttcgtcacctgcgtccgtctcttcgtcACCTgcgtccgcctcttcgtcgccggcgtccgcctcttcgtcgccggcgtccgcctcttcgtcgccggcatccgtctcttcgtcgccttcatCGCCTCCGggacgcctctctgcgtcagAGTCTCATCCTCTGCCTGCGGTTTGCCCTTCATCTcgctcgtccctctctcgctcgccatCTGCCTGTGCTGTGTCCGggtcctctccctctggcGCCCGAGCCGGCGCGGCTGACTCGCTGCAACCTGCAGAAGGCGATGGGCTCGCTGTCTTGGAGCCTCGCGGTTTTTCAGATCGTTACCGCGGCAAGTGGATCCTGGCGCCGATGGTGCGCATTGGCATCCTCCCTTTCCGCCTCGAATGCCTCAAATACGGAGCAG ACCTGGTATACACCGAAGAGACCATTGACCATAAGCTCCTCAACTCCGTTCGGAAGATAAACGAGGACTTCTCCACGATAG ACTTTGTCCacaaaggggagaagacgtGCGTTTTCTCAACCTGCcttgaggagagaggcaaagtgGTGATGCAACTCGGGACCTCGGACGCCACCCGAGCTCTCAGAGCTGCCGCACTGGTCGCGCAG GACGTGGCTGCAATCGACGTCAACATGGGCTGCCCGAAGAGCTTCTC AATAAACGGCGGCATGGGGGCTGCTCTGCTGAAGACCCCCCTGATCGCAACCGACATTTTAAAGACGCTTCGGCGAAACCTGGACATCCCTGTGACGTGCAAAATTCGGCTGCTTGATACGATTCACAAG ACCATCGACTTCGCGCGAATGTGCGAGAATTGTGGCGTTGAAGCCATTGCGATTCATGCACGG GAGACTCATGAGCGACCATCACACCGCGCACACTGGGACATCTTTCCG GCTCTCAAGTCCTCGCTGTCTATCCCTGTGATTGCAAACGGCGATTTTCTCACACATAGAGATGTCGATGTGTTTCAG GAGAAGATCGGAGCGGACAGCATCATGTTTGCGCGAGGAGCAATGTGGGACCCTAGCATCTTTTCGTGGAAGAAAGTGGAGTCAGGGGACGCGACCGCGGACCTTCTTTCTGGGCCCCCAACTGCGCCAGCCTGCGGAGCCGAGACactgtcgctttcttccacATCGGACTTGCCACTGGTTCAAATGGCGGAACCGCGTCagcctgcttcgtctccttccagcGAGTTGAGCCGAGTCAAGGTCATGAGGAGCTATATCAAGCGA GCGGTGGTTTGCGGGGCGCCTTACCAGGCCATCAAGTTCTGTCTTCAGAACATGGCAGCTCAG AGCAGCAGCGACCGACAGGTGAACCAGGCTATCACCTCGAGCAAGTCCACGCGGGAGCTATGCAAGGCACTCGACCTGGATCTTTTCTACGAGACCTTGGCGCCCAAGTTGCCGCCCCACGCAAACACTTTGAACTACCATAAAATGCGGAGCCTGCCTGAGGTCGCGTCGCCCGAGGAGCTCGACAGGCCTCTcactttctcgtcttttctcgcgtga